The following are from one region of the Mesorhizobium sp. B4-1-4 genome:
- a CDS encoding ABC transporter permease yields MTLPYGDVGLVMTQNDAPTGNIASSTAGVVVRSSIRSDNNRRAARAALPAAPLLIFLLLFLVIPIGSVVHTAISDGEIAKALPLTTQTLQAWGGDDLPATATFMTLGQELEAAGHVGSVRPLARRLGYELAGGASAIFSAQQALSQDFDRADPKAWKAQLIQADAAWGQGGVWSIIKHHDSHYSAFYLRWATGFPVKIEADGSLSQESRYDFRSIYLRTILISLVVTGLTIVIGYPVAYVIANASGRTAAVLLFFILLPFWTSLLVRTMSWIVFLQTNGVLNNALAGTGLSSEPLPLLYTRMATIIAMIQIQLPFTVLPMISVMRAIPANHVKAARSLGAGPLLAHATIFLPQAVPGIAAGGLLTFVLCLGFYLTPALVGGPSDQMVSFFIARFTNEDLNWGLASALSVVLILGAGIVALPLARQVARHSSDRI; encoded by the coding sequence ATGACACTGCCATACGGCGACGTGGGCTTGGTAATGACGCAGAATGATGCCCCTACGGGAAACATCGCGTCATCGACGGCTGGTGTCGTCGTTCGGTCCTCGATCAGAAGCGACAACAACCGGAGGGCAGCTCGGGCTGCTCTTCCGGCGGCGCCGCTCCTGATCTTCCTACTTCTGTTCCTGGTGATTCCCATAGGGTCTGTCGTTCATACGGCGATATCCGACGGGGAAATCGCCAAGGCGCTGCCTCTGACGACACAGACGCTTCAGGCCTGGGGTGGAGATGATCTTCCAGCCACTGCCACCTTCATGACGCTCGGACAGGAACTGGAAGCCGCAGGACACGTTGGATCCGTGCGCCCGCTAGCCCGTCGGCTGGGGTACGAATTGGCTGGTGGGGCGAGTGCCATCTTCAGCGCTCAGCAGGCGCTTTCCCAGGATTTCGACCGCGCCGACCCGAAGGCTTGGAAAGCCCAGTTGATCCAGGCAGACGCGGCGTGGGGACAGGGTGGCGTCTGGAGCATCATCAAGCACCATGACAGTCACTACAGCGCTTTCTATTTGCGCTGGGCAACCGGCTTTCCCGTGAAGATCGAAGCCGATGGCAGCCTGTCTCAGGAATCGCGTTATGATTTCCGGTCGATCTATCTCAGGACAATCCTGATCAGCCTTGTCGTCACGGGCCTCACGATCGTGATCGGATACCCGGTTGCGTATGTCATTGCCAATGCCAGCGGGCGAACCGCGGCGGTCCTCCTGTTCTTCATTCTCCTCCCGTTCTGGACCTCGCTCCTGGTGCGGACAATGTCGTGGATAGTCTTCCTCCAGACCAATGGCGTTCTCAACAATGCGCTGGCCGGAACGGGACTGAGCTCCGAACCGCTGCCCCTTCTTTACACGCGCATGGCGACGATCATCGCGATGATCCAGATCCAGTTGCCGTTTACGGTGCTGCCCATGATCAGCGTGATGCGCGCGATTCCAGCGAACCATGTAAAGGCCGCCCGCAGCCTCGGTGCAGGCCCTCTTCTGGCCCATGCGACGATTTTTCTGCCGCAGGCGGTTCCGGGCATTGCCGCAGGCGGGCTTCTCACCTTCGTGCTGTGCCTTGGCTTCTATCTGACGCCGGCCTTGGTAGGTGGACCGTCCGATCAGATGGTGAGCTTCTTCATTGCGAGGTTTACCAATGAAGATCTGAATTGGGGGCTCGCTTCGGCACTGAGCGTCGTACTCATCCTTGGAGCGGGCATTGTGGCGCTCCCCCTCGCGCGCCAGGTCGCACGTCACTCATCGGATCGGATCTGA
- a CDS encoding ABC transporter permease, with amino-acid sequence MSHRVYTEFPAYIRIPLYGFVGLALLLLVLPLAVALPISFNADPWFTYPFRAVSLRWFAQLFSSPLWTGAMINSLVIAISTTVVATTLGTLAAIGLVNPRFPFRTTVMALAITPMIVPVVVLGLGLFIFFSPLGLNYSYAGVVIAHTILASPFVVITVTATLTRFDFNLMRAAAGLGAGRVTAFRTVMLPIIAPGVAAGAVFAFASSFDEVVMVLFIAGPQQRTLPKQMFTGLREQLDPTILAAAAVMIILTSCLMAVAYNANKNR; translated from the coding sequence ATGAGCCACCGCGTCTACACCGAGTTTCCCGCATACATTCGCATACCGCTTTACGGGTTTGTGGGGCTCGCTCTTCTCCTGCTGGTGCTCCCGCTGGCAGTCGCTCTCCCGATTTCGTTCAATGCCGATCCCTGGTTCACCTACCCATTCCGTGCAGTGTCTCTCCGCTGGTTCGCACAGCTCTTTTCCTCGCCCCTGTGGACCGGGGCAATGATCAACAGCCTGGTGATTGCGATTTCGACCACCGTCGTTGCCACCACTTTGGGCACGCTCGCGGCAATCGGCCTCGTCAATCCACGGTTTCCCTTTCGGACGACCGTGATGGCGCTTGCGATCACGCCCATGATCGTTCCCGTCGTCGTGCTGGGTCTCGGCCTGTTCATCTTCTTTTCGCCGCTCGGCCTCAACTATTCCTACGCCGGCGTCGTCATTGCCCACACCATTCTGGCATCGCCCTTCGTTGTCATCACCGTCACGGCGACGCTAACACGCTTCGACTTCAATCTGATGCGGGCCGCGGCAGGTCTGGGCGCCGGCCGCGTGACGGCATTTCGAACGGTGATGCTTCCAATCATCGCGCCAGGCGTGGCCGCGGGGGCGGTGTTCGCCTTTGCCTCGTCATTCGACGAAGTGGTGATGGTCCTGTTCATTGCCGGACCACAGCAGCGCACGCTGCCAAAGCAGATGTTCACGGGACTGCGTGAACAGCTCGATCCCACGATCCTCGCCGCGGCCGCGGTGATGATCATACTGACAAGCTGCCTGATGGCTGTAGCCTACAACGCCAACAAGAACAGGTAA
- a CDS encoding aldehyde dehydrogenase, whose protein sequence is MTAIEWRRAASNLTLRGQSFIDGRFVDAMSGGVFGAINPANGTTLTQVASCDAADVDLAVHSARRAFDSGSWSRRSPSERKKVLQRFADLMHQHGDELALLETLNVGKPISDARSIDVPGSANTIAWYAEAIDKIYDEIAPTGSGALGMITREPVGVVAAVVPWNFPLLMACWKLGPALAAGNSVILKPAEQSPLSAIRLAELAAEAGIPDGVFNVVTGLGETAGKALGLHMDVDAVTFTGSTEVGKLFMSYSAQSNMKRVALECGGKTPHIVMADCGNLDEAATAAAYGIFFNQGEVCNAGSRLLVDAKIKDAFLEKVIAVGKTLTVGDPLDAATKLGAMVSQVQMDRVLDYIDIGAKEGAELKSGGKRVLSETGGYYIEPTVFDNVSNKMRIAQEEIFGPVLATISFRGAEEAIALANDTIYGLAAAVWTDNIDVALSTARRLRAGSVWVNNFDESNITMPFGGYKQSGFGRDKSLHAIDKYTELKATWIKIRA, encoded by the coding sequence ATGACTGCGATCGAATGGCGGCGGGCCGCCTCGAACCTCACCCTGCGCGGACAATCGTTCATAGACGGCAGGTTCGTCGACGCTATGTCCGGTGGCGTGTTCGGCGCGATCAACCCCGCCAACGGGACAACGCTTACCCAAGTCGCGTCTTGCGACGCGGCGGATGTCGACTTGGCGGTACACTCCGCGCGGAGGGCTTTCGACTCTGGTTCCTGGTCACGGCGCTCGCCGAGCGAACGCAAGAAAGTGCTGCAGCGTTTCGCCGACCTTATGCATCAGCACGGTGATGAACTGGCATTGCTTGAGACCTTGAACGTGGGCAAGCCGATCTCCGACGCACGGTCCATCGACGTCCCGGGATCGGCCAATACGATCGCCTGGTACGCCGAGGCGATCGACAAGATCTATGACGAGATCGCTCCGACCGGCAGCGGTGCATTGGGCATGATCACGCGCGAGCCGGTAGGCGTCGTGGCAGCGGTCGTTCCATGGAATTTTCCATTGCTGATGGCATGCTGGAAACTCGGACCGGCACTCGCGGCGGGCAATTCAGTCATCCTCAAGCCAGCCGAGCAGTCGCCGCTTTCCGCCATTCGTCTTGCGGAGCTCGCGGCGGAAGCCGGCATTCCGGATGGCGTGTTCAACGTGGTCACCGGACTTGGCGAAACCGCGGGCAAGGCGCTTGGCTTGCATATGGATGTCGACGCGGTGACGTTCACGGGCTCGACTGAAGTCGGCAAGCTCTTCATGAGCTATTCTGCCCAGTCCAACATGAAACGCGTTGCGCTCGAATGCGGCGGCAAGACCCCGCATATCGTCATGGCTGATTGTGGCAACCTCGATGAAGCCGCGACGGCGGCGGCCTATGGCATCTTTTTCAACCAGGGTGAAGTCTGCAACGCCGGCTCGCGCCTGCTGGTCGACGCCAAGATCAAGGATGCGTTTCTTGAGAAGGTTATCGCTGTTGGGAAAACGCTTACCGTTGGCGATCCCCTTGATGCCGCCACGAAGCTGGGCGCCATGGTTAGCCAGGTGCAGATGGACCGTGTGCTCGACTACATCGATATCGGCGCCAAGGAAGGCGCCGAGCTCAAGTCCGGCGGCAAGCGTGTCCTCAGCGAGACCGGCGGCTACTATATCGAGCCGACCGTCTTCGACAATGTCAGCAACAAGATGCGAATTGCGCAGGAGGAGATCTTCGGTCCCGTCCTGGCAACCATCTCCTTCAGGGGCGCGGAGGAGGCGATCGCGCTCGCCAACGACACCATCTACGGCCTCGCCGCCGCGGTGTGGACCGACAACATCGACGTCGCGCTGTCCACCGCCCGCCGGCTGCGGGCGGGCTCGGTCTGGGTCAACAATTTCGACGAGAGCAACATCACCATGCCTTTTGGCGGCTACAAGCAGTCAGGCTTCGGACGGGACAAATCCTTGCACGCGATCGACAAGTACACCGAGCTCAAGGCGACCTGGATCAAGATCCGCGCGTAG
- a CDS encoding ABC transporter ATP-binding protein, producing MVQPPMHVGMTGISKTYDGHSFVVRDLNLDIAKGEFLTLLGPSGSGKTTTLMMLAGFEYPSGGQITLDGRPIQDMPPERRNIGMVFQNYALFPHMTVSENVGYSLRVRGFSKEQIATRVGGALAMVQLSNLAQRKPTALSGGQQQRVALARALVFEPSLVLMDEPLGALDKKLREDLQLEIRRIADRLDLTVVYVTHDQHEALTMSDRIAIFNDGRIQQIGSAQDIYGRPANRFVAEFVGDNNCLDAKIVSIEGDLARARLAGGQEIWARSSAHAKVDRRATIAIRPESVRIIGQDRAGTLSGQVSDIIYCGDQFRIHVELPGGERLIAKSSSSLGIQMEMGSPVLLDWEPHDAWALDGR from the coding sequence ATGGTTCAGCCCCCGATGCATGTCGGCATGACCGGCATATCCAAGACCTACGACGGCCATAGTTTTGTCGTGCGCGATCTCAACCTCGACATCGCGAAAGGTGAGTTTCTGACGCTTCTTGGACCTTCGGGATCGGGTAAGACGACGACACTCATGATGCTCGCCGGCTTCGAATACCCGTCAGGCGGGCAAATCACGCTCGACGGGCGGCCGATTCAGGACATGCCGCCGGAAAGGCGGAATATCGGCATGGTGTTTCAGAACTATGCCCTCTTCCCGCATATGACGGTCTCTGAGAACGTTGGTTATTCATTGAGGGTGCGAGGCTTTTCCAAGGAGCAGATCGCCACGCGCGTCGGCGGAGCGCTGGCGATGGTCCAACTTTCGAATCTTGCACAACGCAAGCCCACGGCCTTGTCGGGTGGCCAGCAACAACGGGTCGCGCTCGCTCGAGCGCTTGTCTTCGAACCCAGCCTGGTGCTGATGGATGAGCCGCTCGGCGCTCTGGACAAGAAGCTGCGCGAGGACCTGCAGCTCGAAATCCGTCGGATCGCCGACCGGCTTGACCTGACAGTCGTCTATGTCACGCACGATCAGCACGAAGCGCTGACGATGTCCGACAGGATCGCTATTTTCAACGACGGCCGCATCCAGCAAATCGGTTCAGCGCAGGATATCTATGGCCGCCCCGCGAACCGCTTCGTCGCCGAGTTCGTTGGCGACAATAACTGCCTCGACGCGAAAATCGTCTCGATCGAAGGCGATCTGGCCCGCGCAAGACTGGCCGGCGGCCAGGAAATTTGGGCACGCAGCAGCGCACACGCAAAGGTTGATCGACGGGCAACGATCGCCATCCGGCCGGAGAGCGTCCGTATAATCGGGCAGGACCGCGCCGGAACGCTCAGCGGTCAGGTCAGCGACATCATTTACTGCGGCGACCAGTTCCGGATCCACGTCGAACTGCCCGGCGGGGAACGGTTGATTGCGAAGAGTTCATCATCGTTGGGAATCCAGATGGAGATGGGCAGCCCTGTCCTTCTCGACTGGGAGCCGCACGATGCCTGGGCGCTTGACGGCAGATAA
- a CDS encoding NAD(P)/FAD-dependent oxidoreductase translates to MLHIMSQDTGTTGTAQAGLFADDYLEEPYWWSAAPLASAGENMAPARLDGGADVVVVGSGITGLVAGLHLARAGCDVAVLDAQRIGEGAARRNAGFVGRTLKRSVEWLAAKSGRDHAVRVYRELDAALRGVQALVEREQIECHYQTCGRFIAANSNAHFRALVAELEQTRQAVGFDYSVVEKHEVRTEIASEGYHGGAVIPDLGSIHPGLYHAGLVGKALDAGVRLYPLTNVAGVDHDVRGKTVRTSRGDIAARHVIIATNGYTSRDLKWLARRVIPFRGFLIATELLPPETIDRVIPRRRTYLDTKMNIDFLRPAPDSSRLLFGGMTGTASPTATPLAGALRDRLVRILPDLMGVRISRAWTGHCAGTFDFMPHIGTKDGVHFALGYNFAGIPLGTHFGEKLAARILERGDPSSVFDVEKFPTAPFYGGSPWFVPLAMRYFDWHDDRIAKG, encoded by the coding sequence ATGCTGCACATCATGTCGCAAGACACTGGGACGACCGGCACGGCGCAAGCCGGATTGTTCGCCGACGATTATCTCGAGGAGCCTTATTGGTGGTCGGCGGCGCCGCTGGCCTCTGCCGGCGAGAACATGGCACCGGCCAGGCTTGACGGCGGAGCGGATGTCGTCGTCGTTGGCAGCGGCATCACGGGTCTGGTCGCCGGGCTGCATCTGGCCCGGGCGGGTTGTGACGTTGCCGTTCTCGACGCGCAGAGGATTGGCGAGGGCGCTGCGCGCCGCAATGCCGGTTTCGTTGGTCGCACGCTCAAGCGGTCCGTTGAATGGCTGGCGGCAAAGTCCGGGCGCGACCACGCGGTGCGGGTCTATCGGGAGCTTGATGCCGCTCTCCGTGGCGTCCAGGCGCTTGTCGAGCGCGAGCAGATCGAATGCCACTACCAAACTTGCGGGCGCTTCATTGCCGCCAATTCGAACGCACATTTTCGTGCCTTGGTTGCGGAGCTCGAACAGACCCGACAAGCCGTCGGTTTTGACTATTCCGTGGTCGAGAAACATGAAGTTCGAACGGAAATCGCCTCCGAGGGCTACCATGGCGGTGCGGTCATTCCAGATCTCGGCTCGATTCATCCCGGGCTTTATCACGCCGGCCTCGTCGGCAAGGCGCTCGATGCCGGCGTCAGGCTGTACCCCCTCACGAATGTCGCGGGCGTCGATCATGATGTGCGTGGGAAGACCGTTCGAACGTCGAGAGGCGACATTGCCGCCCGTCATGTCATTATCGCCACCAATGGCTATACGAGCCGCGACCTCAAATGGCTTGCAAGGCGGGTCATTCCATTCCGCGGCTTTCTGATTGCAACCGAACTGTTGCCGCCGGAAACGATCGACAGGGTCATACCGCGCCGCCGCACCTATCTCGATACCAAGATGAACATCGATTTCCTGCGTCCGGCGCCCGATTCGAGCCGCCTTCTCTTCGGCGGCATGACCGGCACCGCGAGCCCGACGGCGACACCCCTCGCCGGAGCGCTCCGTGATCGCCTGGTGAGAATTCTGCCCGATCTCATGGGCGTGCGGATCAGTCGTGCCTGGACTGGGCACTGCGCTGGAACTTTTGATTTCATGCCCCATATCGGCACGAAGGACGGCGTGCATTTCGCTCTCGGCTACAACTTCGCCGGCATTCCGCTCGGAACACATTTCGGGGAGAAACTTGCAGCCAGAATTCTTGAACGAGGAGACCCGTCGTCCGTCTTCGACGTCGAAAAATTCCCCACGGCCCCGTTCTACGGCGGCTCTCCGTGGTTCGTGCCCTTGGCTATGCGCTATTTCGACTGGCATGATGATCGAATCGCAAAGGGCTAG
- a CDS encoding FAD-dependent oxidoreductase — protein MRDPRFDILFEPVQIGPVVARNRFYQTPHCNGMGNLRPQAHAAMRGIKAEGGWAVVNTEHCSVHPSGDLMPEVLQMLWDDGDIPPLALMVEAVHEHGSLAGVQLAYPAYYNANRMTREVPLGPMDRPVSGHHPVQVRAMDKSDIKTLLGWWKAAAQRARKAGFDILNVDGNFSTIAFQFISPRNQRTDEYGGSLKNRVRLLKELIEATREGGGDACAVSVRLIIDELFGPEGLRVAEEGIEAISLLAELPDLWDLVVGTWADDSPTSRFASENDHEPFMTGIKGVTTKPVVGVGRFTSPDTMAGLIRRGVLDMIGAARPSIADPFLPKKIEEGRYEDIRECIGCNICVSSHFAMTNLRCTQNPTMGEESRRGWHPERISAKSSDATVLVVGGGPAGLECARALGQRGYEVTLAERRSRLGGRVTLEGELPGLREWLRVRDWRITQIDKLPNVGVYLESDLGLAEILEFDADEVVLATGSQWRADGIGRAAFKPIALSASLPVFTPDDVMRGNLPSGRVIVYDDDHYYMGAVIAEKLALAGNDVTLLTPAADISSFTINTLENIRTAKRLHERGVGMVTHMALAGTRDSLALFVDVRTGATAHREADALVLVTARLPRNELFEALTTRLDQGNAGRLRRVSRIGDCEAPAAIYAAVYSGHRFAQEFESGNPTLRRERIHLAT, from the coding sequence ATGCGGGATCCACGCTTCGATATCCTGTTCGAGCCGGTGCAGATCGGACCCGTTGTCGCCCGCAACCGGTTCTACCAGACACCTCACTGCAACGGCATGGGCAATCTGCGACCGCAGGCCCATGCCGCGATGCGCGGCATCAAGGCCGAAGGCGGATGGGCGGTGGTCAACACCGAGCATTGCTCGGTTCATCCCTCCGGCGACCTGATGCCGGAGGTTCTGCAGATGCTGTGGGATGACGGCGACATTCCGCCACTCGCCCTAATGGTCGAAGCGGTCCACGAGCACGGCTCGCTCGCCGGCGTGCAACTTGCCTATCCCGCTTACTACAACGCCAATCGCATGACCCGCGAGGTGCCGCTCGGCCCGATGGACCGACCCGTCAGCGGACACCATCCAGTCCAGGTTCGCGCCATGGACAAGTCCGACATCAAGACGTTGCTGGGCTGGTGGAAGGCGGCGGCGCAGCGTGCGCGCAAGGCCGGCTTCGATATCCTCAATGTCGACGGCAATTTCTCCACTATCGCCTTCCAATTCATCTCGCCCCGCAATCAACGAACCGACGAATATGGTGGCTCGCTGAAGAACCGGGTCCGCTTGCTGAAGGAATTGATCGAGGCGACGCGAGAGGGGGGCGGCGATGCCTGCGCGGTCAGCGTGCGTCTGATCATTGATGAGCTGTTTGGCCCCGAGGGCCTTCGCGTCGCGGAGGAAGGGATCGAGGCGATCAGTTTGCTCGCCGAACTGCCGGACCTGTGGGATCTCGTGGTGGGAACCTGGGCCGACGATTCGCCAACCTCGCGCTTCGCATCAGAGAACGACCACGAGCCGTTCATGACCGGGATCAAGGGCGTCACCACCAAGCCGGTCGTGGGTGTAGGGCGCTTCACCTCGCCTGACACGATGGCGGGCCTGATCCGTCGCGGCGTGCTTGACATGATTGGCGCCGCGCGCCCGTCCATCGCCGATCCCTTCCTGCCGAAGAAGATCGAGGAGGGTCGCTACGAAGACATCCGCGAGTGCATCGGCTGCAACATCTGCGTGTCGAGCCACTTTGCCATGACGAACCTGCGCTGCACGCAGAATCCGACCATGGGCGAGGAATCGCGGCGCGGCTGGCACCCCGAACGAATTTCCGCCAAATCGAGCGATGCGACCGTCCTCGTGGTCGGCGGTGGACCGGCGGGCCTCGAATGCGCCCGGGCCCTCGGGCAGCGCGGCTACGAGGTTACCTTGGCTGAGCGGCGGAGCCGTCTCGGTGGCCGCGTGACCCTTGAAGGCGAGCTGCCGGGCCTGCGTGAATGGCTGAGGGTTCGAGACTGGCGCATCACACAGATCGACAAGCTCCCGAATGTCGGCGTCTATCTCGAAAGCGATCTCGGACTGGCCGAAATTCTCGAATTCGATGCCGACGAGGTCGTGCTGGCGACAGGATCACAATGGCGCGCGGATGGCATCGGACGTGCGGCGTTCAAGCCGATTGCCCTGTCGGCCAGCCTGCCCGTGTTCACACCCGACGACGTCATGCGCGGCAATCTCCCGTCAGGCCGCGTCATCGTCTATGACGACGACCACTACTACATGGGCGCCGTGATCGCCGAAAAGCTGGCGCTTGCCGGCAACGACGTCACATTGCTCACGCCAGCGGCCGACATCTCCTCCTTCACCATCAACACGCTTGAAAACATCCGCACGGCCAAGCGGCTCCATGAGCGCGGCGTCGGGATGGTTACGCATATGGCGCTGGCCGGCACCCGAGACAGCCTGGCGCTCTTCGTCGATGTGCGAACCGGGGCCACGGCGCACCGAGAGGCCGACGCCCTTGTCCTCGTCACGGCTCGGCTGCCTCGCAACGAACTGTTTGAAGCACTGACCACGCGTCTTGATCAGGGCAATGCAGGCCGCCTGCGCCGCGTCTCGCGCATTGGGGATTGCGAAGCGCCCGCTGCCATTTATGCCGCCGTATACTCGGGCCACCGTTTTGCTCAGGAATTCGAGAGCGGCAACCCGACATTGCGTCGTGAGCGGATACACCTTGCCACCTAG
- a CDS encoding IclR family transcriptional regulator has product MDKSTSGKTATEKPLERYVRILEIVAGFPDGISGTTVGEMLDLPKASAYRLMKSLADVELIEQSGPKTATFKLGRRLERLLFSGVSDEWLKVVARPTLQELSEQTGQACFIARLSGDSVRSVDMVSPGNLVRAYIVPGLEIPAHAGASAKAILAFQDPDFIASVLDRPLKRFTAATKTDFSLLLDELEAVRKTGVAYCIGEDVDGFAGIAAPIRIEGQRTLHSLCVTGTIHGILEANRDLNVSLIKRTAEKLSKILEKQFQLTVKSST; this is encoded by the coding sequence ATGGACAAGAGCACATCGGGCAAGACAGCCACAGAAAAGCCGTTGGAACGCTATGTCCGTATTCTCGAGATCGTGGCCGGCTTTCCAGACGGCATCTCGGGGACGACGGTAGGCGAGATGCTCGATCTGCCTAAAGCGTCGGCCTATAGGCTGATGAAGAGTCTGGCCGATGTTGAGTTGATCGAGCAAAGCGGCCCAAAGACGGCCACCTTCAAGCTCGGACGACGGCTGGAAAGGTTGCTCTTTTCTGGCGTCAGCGACGAATGGCTCAAGGTCGTCGCGCGGCCTACGCTCCAGGAACTGTCGGAACAAACGGGGCAAGCCTGCTTCATCGCGCGACTTTCCGGCGACAGCGTCCGCAGCGTTGACATGGTCTCGCCTGGCAATCTGGTCAGGGCCTACATCGTTCCAGGCCTTGAAATCCCGGCCCATGCCGGCGCCTCCGCCAAAGCGATCCTCGCCTTTCAGGACCCCGACTTTATCGCTTCCGTGCTTGACAGGCCGTTGAAGCGGTTCACCGCAGCCACAAAAACCGACTTCAGCCTGCTTTTGGACGAGTTGGAAGCCGTGCGCAAAACTGGCGTGGCATATTGCATCGGGGAGGATGTGGACGGATTTGCCGGGATCGCCGCCCCGATCAGGATTGAGGGCCAGCGTACGCTGCACAGCCTCTGCGTGACGGGCACGATCCATGGAATCCTGGAGGCCAATCGAGACCTTAACGTCTCGCTCATAAAGCGAACCGCGGAGAAACTTTCCAAGATACTTGAAAAGCAATTCCAGCTGACCGTGAAATCCAGCACCTGA
- a CDS encoding ABC transporter substrate-binding protein, with product MLGARSFKQSCLVGLVLTAASFPALADGLTVVSWGGALQEAQTKAFLDPYAKAKNITVTQDTWSGELAKLRAMVDSGNVAWDVIDVDPQTGATACDQGLLEKIGTDAAFKSAGLVEGALTDCAVGTSVYATILAFQKQAFPNAPTKLTDIFDTKTFPGKRGFRKSPVDTLELALLADGVAASDVYATLATPAGVDRAFKKLDTIKKDIVWWEAGAQPPQLLKSGEVTMALAWNGRIADANTKESADLGIAWTNQIRGFDMWVIPSGSKNLAAAKALVAFSVKPDVNATLSNYIAYGPTVKAASDLVAKDVLPNLPSAPRNSEGALAQDGAFWAKNGDALNARFSSWISQ from the coding sequence ATGTTAGGAGCGCGTTCGTTCAAACAGTCATGCCTTGTCGGGCTTGTCCTGACTGCGGCGAGTTTTCCAGCCTTGGCAGACGGCCTGACCGTCGTTTCCTGGGGTGGGGCTTTGCAGGAGGCTCAGACAAAGGCTTTCCTCGATCCCTACGCGAAGGCAAAGAACATCACCGTGACCCAGGATACCTGGAGCGGCGAACTGGCCAAGCTGCGCGCCATGGTCGATAGCGGCAATGTCGCCTGGGACGTCATCGACGTCGATCCGCAAACAGGCGCGACCGCTTGCGACCAGGGATTGCTCGAGAAGATTGGCACTGACGCGGCCTTCAAATCCGCGGGCCTCGTGGAGGGCGCCCTTACCGACTGCGCGGTGGGAACGAGCGTCTACGCCACCATCCTGGCGTTTCAGAAACAGGCGTTCCCGAACGCGCCCACCAAACTGACCGACATTTTCGACACAAAGACCTTCCCGGGCAAACGCGGCTTCCGCAAGAGCCCGGTGGATACGCTCGAACTCGCCCTGCTCGCGGATGGCGTGGCGGCGTCTGATGTCTATGCAACGCTGGCGACGCCCGCCGGCGTTGATCGAGCCTTCAAGAAGCTCGACACAATCAAGAAGGACATCGTCTGGTGGGAGGCCGGCGCGCAGCCGCCGCAACTTCTCAAATCCGGCGAAGTGACGATGGCACTGGCCTGGAACGGCCGCATTGCCGATGCCAACACCAAGGAAAGTGCCGATCTTGGGATCGCCTGGACCAATCAGATCCGTGGCTTTGACATGTGGGTCATCCCCTCCGGCTCGAAGAACCTTGCAGCCGCCAAGGCGTTGGTGGCCTTCAGCGTCAAGCCGGATGTCAACGCCACCCTGAGCAACTACATCGCCTACGGCCCAACCGTAAAGGCTGCCAGCGATCTCGTCGCGAAGGACGTGCTGCCGAACCTGCCGTCCGCCCCTCGAAATAGCGAGGGCGCGCTGGCCCAGGACGGAGCATTCTGGGCCAAGAACGGGGACGCACTGAACGCGCGCTTCTCCAGCTGGATTTCCCAGTAG